In Naumovozyma dairenensis CBS 421 chromosome 2, complete genome, the following are encoded in one genomic region:
- the NDAI0B06120 gene encoding uncharacterized protein — protein sequence MDLTNKLFLYNLRFGKEKGSYTLMKVYRDIIDSTKLVRKQLEINVFRNELKARDDDNVDDKPLRKCCVVGPIKQQGYFKVNYQELNEKIETLYQVMTFSNVSEANDIQLKYFQQYFIYAFKAYVLYSKQDRYFNYSDSILRRDLNNNYTKIFVPHELIHIFAKMAHLNCRNNYLPFLDPGIALRDGTLHQLFNSMHDNSGLGFAPPICVNDGTLYELFNSFCEVPKRIIEALSKSNHRLINIGQIDEELFLYKKV from the coding sequence ATGGATTTGACCAATAAACTATTTCTGTATAACCTACGAtttggaaaagaaaaagggaGTTATACATTAATGAAAGTCTACAGGGATATCATCGATTCTACAAAACTTGTTAGGAAACAACTAGAAATTAATGTTTTCCGTAACGAATTGAAAGCAagagatgatgataatgttgATGATAAACCTTTGCGTAAATGCTGCGTCGTCGGACCTATCAAGCAACAAGGATATTTTAAAGTGAATTATcaagaattaaatgaaaaaattgaaacgTTGTATCAAGTTATGactttttcaaatgttaGTGAGGCAAATGATATTCAACTTAAATATTTCCAacaatatttcatttatgCATTTAAAGCTTACGTCCTTTATTCAAAGCAAGAtagatattttaattatagTGATAGTATATTAAGAAGAGATTTGAACAATAATTATACTAAAATATTTGTGCCTCATGAATTGATTCATATTTTCGCAAAGATGGCACATTTAAATTGTCGGAATAATTATTTACCATTTCTTGATCCTGGTATCGCACTTCGTGATGGAACACTACATCAATTGTTTAATTCTATGCATGATAATTCAGGACTTGGATTTGCTCCACCTATTTGTGTTAATGATGGGACATTGTACGAATTgtttaattctttttgtGAAGTTccaaaaagaattattgaagcATTATCAAAGAGTAACCATCGATTAATTAATATTGGtcaaattgatgaagaacTTTTTTTGTACAAAAAAGTATAA